The sequence below is a genomic window from Dictyostelium discoideum AX4 chromosome 5 chromosome, whole genome shotgun sequence.
ataaattagtcaattaaaagaaaaaaaaaaaaacagttaaaaaaaaaaaagaaaaagaaaaaaaaagaaaaaaaaagaaaaaaaacccCCCTCCCTGTTGTTGTACCACTtacatatatttataaaatcgaaattataatttagtCTAATTTAGAGAACTcgtaaaacaaataattattggtctttaaacaaaaaaccccaaaccaaaaaaaaaaaatccttgTTGTAActttttttctcaaaaaaaaaaaaaaaaaaaaaaaaaaaaaaaaataaataaaacttttttttaaattttactaAATAATTATCACATTgtattactttatttttaatttttatatatttttttttttttattgcacCATTACACTTTctcttttatcttttttttaatttttatttatttttttttaccaggataatgatgatttttaattatttatttttttttttttatttgttttttttatttttttttggtgtgtGGTTagatatttaaattgtttaaagttaatttttatatgattctaacaattattagatgaattattatttgcaaaaaaaaaaaaattgagaaaatattattaaattgtttttcaaattttacaaataacACAATCAATTCTTTCTATTTATGAATAGagtcatctttttttttttttttttttaaaaaattttaaaactatttaaacaaattgagaaaaaaaaaaaaaaaatcaaaaacaatcaatcaattatttaataattttatatttatataataaacttaaaatatttttctcTATAAAATGATATATGGTAAGTTTagtccaaaaaaaaaaaaaaaaaaaaataatgattaattatattaattaattaattaattaatttagaatcaataaaaaatataaatttttttacaaataaaaataattataatcacattttcaataaatcaaattattatttttttaattcaaataatacgGTAgcttcaaatgaaattaatcaaaaaacaattagaGTTGTATTTTCAAGACCATGTTGGGGagtttaatataaatatagaaatggttaaaaaaaaaatatgtaaatagtgtaaataaaattttaaaacgaaactttaacattaaaaaaagaaatgttgacgtgaaattaatttcaaaaaataataataaattatatttgttttatttaatttattataaattataaaaatttcaataaaattatttgattatttaaaattaaaaaatattaaaaaacctaaaatataaaaaaaattgatcatTCCACTTttcaaatttcatttaaataattgaggAACCAAATCATGTTTATATTCCTCcacattttataaaattttcattgtttAAAAAGCTTCAACTCCTATTGAAATAGAATTATTTAGTTGCCacttgttttaataaaaaaaaaaaaaaaaaaaaaaaaaaaaaaaaaaaaaaaaaaaaattattcataatctttaaataaaaattattttctttagatttttttttttttttttttttttgtgtataattatatttattttttaacacccagattttataattatatatatttttattattattattattattattcatcattattattattattattattattattattattatgattattattataattattattttttggtttggttttgtttattatgaaaaaattcttttaaaattaacttataatttaatttttcattgtATTTTAAACAGTTTTGATAAAAACTTGTTGatgttttgtttaaaataaattagattGGTTATAacctttcaaaaaaaaaaaaatttttttttttttttttgttattaagtcttatttgatttagttttttaaataggaaataaataaactgtttaaattattttcgatttaaattaaaaattgatgatTACCCAAAAAGGGAGctatcatcatttaaatcattagatATTGAATGtttgttaaaataaaaaatattttaaactgtgttgattaatttttttttttttttaaaaaaaaagggttaaaaaaaaaaatctaactTGTAtgattctatttttttttattgatgataacatttatttacaaatatgtttttttttttttgtcacgaaaattttaaaacacaataaagaaaatatagAAAGTGTCACTGCACTTTTATGTGACTCGTCATATCAAGtaagattttatttattttaaacttctttttattttagaagtttaaaatttaaaatttttaaaaaaaaaaagtataaaaatttatttttttcttttttattattaaaaatcaacaaaaactaaaataaataaaacataaattataaaattttataaaaataaaaataaaaatccaaatatatatttataaaatgttATTCAGTAGGTATAATagattaatatttattatttttcattaaagcaatttattaatatatatatattttttttttttaaagataatattcaaactttttcattcaaaaatatcaatatcaataatttaaataaaattaaaaaagaaactgaaaattcaaattcaaattattctttaaatagTATAAATTCCAACAAAATACAAACTAATTTATTTACCAGACCAAATTGGTCAATTTAAAATactatgtaaaaaaaaaaaaaaaaatccaataaaaccgattaaattatttattatttaaacaatttttttttaaaaagaatttgaatattttttaatttgaattttatttttgtaaatttttttaattatttaataaaaggattataatatttttttaattatttttcttttttttttaattatcaaaaatcaaTGATGTGTCAGCATCAAGGTTATTACTGATAAAAGCAAACCCATTTATTAAACCTATTGATAGAGCACCAGTATAGAATTTCTTCAAGCCATATTGTTTGTAAACTTTAATAGCCATTGAGATTGGATTTATAACAATAGGAATTGGTGAACCTGAAAGGTATGATTGAACAAATTCATTAGAATATTGATAACGTAACATGAATAATGGCCAATTTAAAGCGGTTGTTATGAGAGTACTTGTAATTTTGTTACAAACCAATAAAGAAaggtttttataaatttttgaatttggattctctttttctttatcttgaATTTTCTTTTGGAGTGCTCTTTgagaaattttaattagtttAGTTGTTCCatacaaaaataaacttGGCAAGAATGCATGGAAAAGGTTCTTATATTGTAAACCATTACCTTGATCCTCTCTTAAAATGAtctttttaatgatttgaaTTAATGGCATAGAAAATGGGGCAACACTAATAACATTGGTAAGAAATTTCAATGGATACATTAAAAGACTATATGCAGAAGCGGAAGCAACAACTTTAAGAGGTCCTTGACTCCATTTGGCACCTACAAAACCACCGAGGGCCATTTCATCAATTACAACGATTAATGTTGcaaaaacattttcaattactAGAGGTCTAACCATTAAAGAGGTGACACCACCATGTttgtaaattgattttacaaTTGATGAAAGGGTTGAATTACTTTcgaattttgaaaattgacGTGTAATTAATTCGATTGGAGgatatgaaaaaaataaaaaaccataTTTAATCATTTCTAATATTCTTTggttttgtaattttttaaaattttgtttttcttgttcacttaattttttaaagaattgttCATTATAAAGTTGTCTTAGATTTGGATCacttaaaatattataagcTTCAGTAATTATTACATTGAAATCTGTAAAGTGTTTTCTCTCCTCTGGTGATTGACTGTTATCAATAGTTCTTTGattggttttaataattgcaACATATGTTGCCTTTAATTCTGCTTCACTAATTtcgtgttgttgttgttgtccaTCTTgtgtaaaatatttatacaaTTCTCCTAATCTAGAACAACATTTTTGAATGGTTTCAATATCTTGATTGATATCCAAAGTTGTTTCTActtcaattatttttggcatttttttgtattaataatgatgattatttaaaatttcaaaatggtctgcaacttaaaaaaaaaaaaaaaaaaaaataacaaaaaaaaaaaaaaaaaaattaataatatccactttttttttataaaatatctttttttttttggattattgggttttttgttttttgtttatgATTAGGTGTTAAAAAATATCCATTATTTTCCTTTgtttcattaaaataaataaaaaataaaatttaaaaaataattttaaaatagtttttaagaaaataaaaacatttgtttttttttaaacacagtttgttttaatttttcctttattctattatttgttttcttaaatttatttttcaatatttgttttttttttaaaagcgtaatttttttttttggttaataatagttttaaattttttctcaatagtttttttttttttttttttatcatcactAAAATTAGGCATTACAGAAGAAAAtacaaaatattttgaaagaaaaaaatcaatacaattaaatttaagggaaattaaaaaataggatattattttttatttttttttttatttttaatgttaaTTTCATTGTTATGTAAAGACAcccaatattaatttttaaataattgtaaaaatttaattaaattaaagttTAAAGGAATTGGAATGGTTATaaagtaaaaattaaaaattaatcaaaaagaagtatattttgaaattaaaagtaataaagaagaaataGAAGAGGGCgatgaaatattattacttttattaaatcttttttaaaaatataattaatgataatataatcttttattttttttaaagtttacTATTTATTAATGGTTTAATAGTTTCATTAAAACCTAATGgtaaagaatttttattaaatggttGAGTTGAAGCCCATTTATAAAGAGTTGAATAAACATCACCATTATAAGAACCTAAAGCACTACCTAAAGTAGTATTACAGAGATCAAATGAATCAACTAGTGGTACTAAATTTGGACGTAATAATTTATAGAAATTGATTAAACTCTTTTTTAAGAAATCAATTTGAGATAGTTCAACATATTGATCTTGAAGGAAATCaactaaatttgaattaataatccaaatactATAAGTTTGAAGTAATTGTATTAAAACAGTGGTTATCGATGAAGAACAActtgaagaatttgaagataataataaaatttgatcataaaatgattgaattaCATATAATTGACAATGAGCTTTACTACAATGATTAATTTCAACATTAAGATCACTCCAAATTTGTGGTATATCTTTATTTCCATTACTCATTTGCTCTTGAATTGATTCAGCAATTGATTTGATTAAAATGAATGAACGATGTTTAAAAAGTTGTAATAATGAATCTGGAtgaattattgaatttaaaccTTTCTCTTGAAtgaattgatttatattttcaaatgatgattgaaattcatcatttatatatttaactGATTTACCAATTGGTTTATTGTCATCATCAGCAGTGGTGGTGTCAgaactaccaccaccaccagatAAAACTTTACGTAAAAtagttaataaatattttgtaGTTTGTTGTGGTAATAGATTACTTTCACCTTCAGCAGAGCTCATATGAACATAATTTGACCAAAGATAAGGTAAACCACTAAATTGACTATAACCATGACCACCACATGATAAACGACAACTTTCAATACCATCAGAAGTTGATTGAGTcattaaactttttaaacCACTTGAATTTGCATGTAACTCTGAGAGAAGTGTAGTATCTTGATTATGTTTTACAGCTTTCATCATttgatcaaattcaattgaaaatcgTTTTCCAGTGAAAAAGTAAGCAAAAGTTTGAGCTAAATAAGGTATGATACGattcatttgatttgaatATTCAATGATTTTCTTCTCTTGTTTATCTAAAcgatttgatttaaattgttttctAATTGTAGAATAACGAATTGCAATTGTAACAGCACGTGATAAACTTACGAATGAATTCTCAATCATGCTAGATCTAACACCAACCATACCAGCATAGATCAATTTTGGATGTTTTGGTTTCTCATATTCGCCTTGTTCATTCACTCTAAAGAATCTTGATAACATATTTTCACGTGGTATTCTAACATGGTCCAATCTTAAAAAtccattatcaattgaattgaatCCTAACTTTGGGCCAATATCACCAACGGTGACACCTGGCAATGGTGAATGGTCATCTAAACTTCTAACTTGTAAAATGAATGGGTGTGGtccataattttttaatttaccatcAATACTTGatggaattaataattgagcAAAAACAATAGTATGAGTTGCAAGTTTACCTAAACCACCAATCCAAAATTTAGTTGATGTCAAATTTGgtgaatttaattcaaattcgcCAGTTTCTTTAATAAAAGTACAAGTAGTTTCAATTCCTTGAACATTTGAACCATGACCAATCTCTGTTTGTGAATATGATccaaaatattgataattttcaaattttgaatatAATCTATTCATTTGTTCATCACTTgctaatgatttaaatgcaCATGCAAATACAATATCATTAATAACGAATGGTATctcttcaaataatgattgataatattgatcaCGACCAATCTCACCAaatcttttctttatttcaATTAACTTTGATGAAACATATAATGCTCTCTTATATTGTTCTTCTCttgataaaaaatgaatttcttgtggttttgaaataatttcatcattatcaataaattttttaatttcattcttttttttttttttttttaaaaaaaaaattaaattaataaataaaaaattatagattattagaaaaaataaaataaatttactttaatatttataatattatgatcattattatttaaaataaaatttaattctgaAACTGAAAATGTTGATTGACTTCTTTCAAATTCTAaatcttcattttttttttcattttcatatgCTTTTGGacaatacattttttttttattattattattttatttgtatatgtTTGAAAGTTgcttataaaaaaaaaaaaattgtgaaaatattttttttttcattttctcaaaagatttttctttttttttttttttaattatttttattattttttttttttttctcaaaataTCGtcattttaatatcaatttgaaataaatatcttttaaattttcaaataataagattttaaaatcttttattttttcaagataattaatatattatttacttaaaataaataaaataaaataaataaataaattcttatttctttctttttttttttttttttttgattatttttttattttttttttttttattaatttttttcattaacttttaaaatatgtTTTGGAATATCATAAgaaattaaagttttatcaaaatttggaactaaataaatttcaGTTATTGAAGGTGGTAAAGTATCCATTgttaattgttgtttaaaTGAACGACCAAGTTTTAGTGATCTTAAATTCTCtggtaaatttgataaaggTAAATTATAACTTTTTCCAAGATCtaaataaatgattgaatttgGAAGTGCACCATAAACAAAtggtttattataatttgaaaattctaaaatattAACACAATCTGGTAAACAACCTGGTGAAATGATTTGATTAAATGCTTCACCAAATACTAACATACCAACtgaattaccaattaaaCCAGGTGATAAAGGTTGATTGAATGAGTCACCAAATGTTAATGAAGCAA
It includes:
- a CDS encoding acyl-CoA oxidase translates to MYCPKAYENEKKNEDLEFERSQSTFSVSELNFILNNNDHNIINIKNEIKKFIDNDEIISKPQEIHFLSREEQYKRALYVSSKLIEIKKRFGEIGRDQYYQSLFEEIPFVINDIVFACAFKSLASDEQMNRLYSKFENYQYFGSYSQTEIGHGSNVQGIETTCTFIKETGEFELNSPNLTSTKFWIGGLGKLATHTIVFAQLLIPSSIDGKLKNYGPHPFILQVRSLDDHSPLPGVTVGDIGPKLGFNSIDNGFLRLDHVRIPRENMLSRFFRVNEQGEYEKPKHPKLIYAGMVGVRSSMIENSFVSLSRAVTIAIRYSTIRKQFKSNRLDKQEKKIIEYSNQMNRIIPYLAQTFAYFFTGKRFSIEFDQMMKAVKHNQDTTLLSELHANSSGLKSLMTQSTSDGIESCRLSCGGHGYSQFSGLPYLWSNYVHMSSAEGESNLLPQQTTKYLLTILRKVLSGGGGSSDTTTADDDNKPIGKSVKYINDEFQSSFENINQFIQEKGLNSIIHPDSLLQLFKHRSFILIKSIAESIQEQMSNGNKDIPQIWSDLNVEINHCSKAHCQLYVIQSFYDQILLLSSNSSSCSSSITTVLIQLLQTYSIWIINSNLVDFLQDQYVELSQIDFLKKSLINFYKLLRPNLVPLVDSFDLCNTTLGSALGSYNGDVYSTLYKWASTQPFNKNSLPLGFNETIKPLINSKL